aaaccctaaaaaattgtttctatCCTGAACATACTGTTCTTAACCTATGAAGCATTTACTGCGAATACTACTAAAAAATTACTCAAACAaatgaaaagataaagaaaggtACAAACGCTTGAGTTACATTAAAGCACAATAATTAAAGGGAAATTACACGAGACTAAAGCCCTATGGCAAAGCAAGACAGAGAGTTTAGACAAAAGCATTTAGAAGCCCTAGAGCTTTTATTGTACCAGTCGAGAAGAATGCAGGTGAGGCACGGGATAGAATCAGCGGCGGGCGAGAATACCGTGGTCGAACTCTTCTTCCATGGAAAAGGGATTTGGATGGGATTAGTGGTTTTTTTGGTAGGGTTTTgaggaaaaataatttgattctGTGCTTTGTTGATCGGTGGAGACGGGGTTACTGTACGAATTGGAGTTCTGAGAACCGAAGAAGAAACCCAGACAAAGAGAGAGACCTATGGCTATGTGTTTTGTGTTCGGCGTAGCTTAGACTACTGACTTCAACGTGTGAACAAAAATTGTGAAATTACCCCTGGTTTCAGGGATTTCGTCCAGTGAACCTGACACAAAATCTAGAGCAGCCTCTTTCAGGCACACGAGCAACCAGGCAATATAGCGTTACGACACCGTTTTGTGGCTTGTAAATTAATTATGATCGCAAGTTTTTACATGACCCGTAAATTCAGGATAAACCcaacttaaaattaataaattataatttatttatgagtctaactcatttaattaaagtaattaagttaaaaattacatatagTCTTATAATCATGCAATTGTTATTAAATTTAGGTTATAAATTCATCCAACTCATTTTAACTCGtctattaaataaatcaaattcatATAAACTTGACTTGATTTGTGCAAATACACTATGGAATATGAATAAGTGACTTCATATGGTAATTAGGAatcatatatattgaaattcACTGTCaagccatgaaaaaaaaatgtaggagTAAGGTCCACGGGCAATCATTATTTCTTTGATAATTAATGGAAATCATTTGTCTCATATGACCCATatgataatacattaaattCTTCTTGTatccaaaatttgattttgggttGAATCATTAGCAGAAATATCGTTAATCATTAAAATTTGACGAGGACCAAAATCAAACGTAATGTCCAATTACTGATAATTATAtgacaaaagttaaaaaaaaaaaaaaaaaaactgtcaccGTGCAGTaagtaaaagtaaaaacaaaaattccgAGAGTTTGGACTGCCGATCCAGCCTTAAGTTGGGCCCTTTGGGCTAAGAATATCATCACGGGCCTCAAGTTTTTCAGAGCTCAGGAGAAATATAGGCTCACAAGAACCAGCCCAATTACAAATGGAggtggtttctttttcttttttccttttcttttatttttttttgttgtggcAAGCAAATGGAGGTGGTTTATACTTTCTATATAGTTTCTACTTTTTAATATAAGGACAAAGTTATCTTTTAAACTTAGcctgagaaaaaaatttcaaattaatctattaaattgatatttgtgtGTAGAGCATATAATcattatatgcatttttatatGATCAATTTCAAGtgtacttttaaaaatacatgtgaagTTTAAAGAAAACGTTTTTTTCCAATATAATTTGggtgtgcatttttttttatttttttggttggccAACTTGGGTATGTGTTTTGCCGTTTTGATTATAGAGATCGAATATAGGTATCTTTGTCAAAGTgttttgagataatttttttttagtgacaaTGTGTTATGATATGAGATATACACAAATGTGAATTAGCTAGCTGCGAGGAAAATATAATAGACAGATTACAATCATAATCAACAAGTTGTTCATTAAGAAAATGCAGATTGTATAAAACCATAGCATTAagaaaatgcacaaaaaaaattaaaaaattacatgaattaaaaaaaaaatgtgtcaaTTCATTCATGCATGCACGTAATTATACGTTATAACTATGGTCTCCTCCTGGGCGTTGGGTTCCCATCAAATAGCTCATCAATGCTAGTCTCTATGTCTTCCGGCTGGTACTTCACATACTTCTCTGTCTGTCTCCCAGTGTGAAAATATTGCGAAAACCTCCCCAAGAAGGACCGGTATGCCGGTATCACGACCGCCGATATCGAGACCCTTAGCTCCGATTGAAGCTGCTCGTCACTCACCACCCACGTGCTCTGCGTCTTGTGGATCTCGTCGAACATTTGGTTGAAACTCTTGAACCGCTCCTTCAAAACCGGCCTCACCACCTTCCCGTTCACGTTCAACCCCTCGTTGCTCAAGCACCCCACAAGCTTACTCCACGTCTCCCTTTGGTAGTTCTTGTGGTACTGCCTTAAATCCGACGATCGCTTGCGGGACCACGTGTCGCCCATCAGGTCGTGGATTTCCGTGGACCCTTTGATCTTCTGTAAGATGTACCGCCCATTGTTCATCATGAAGATGTTGCTCAACCCGACGTCCTTGTAAATCTTCGCTTTGGTTTCCAGATTGGAGTCCAGCAATTCCATCACTCTCATCAACTGCAACGAAAACGGTGTCTGGGGTTCGCTTTCGTTATGATCATCAAAACTCTTCGTTTCATCGCGCGATGGCCTGCTCGTCGAGTCCGCTCGTTCGAGCCTAGAGTGCTCTCTGAAGACTTGCTCCAAGGTGTCCTTGTACTCGCAAGCGTACTTTAGGTAGTTCATCGTGTACCGAGTTAAGGGGTGTACCGCACCGCCCGGTACCGGGGTTTTCCCCGTATCGGCCTTTATCGAATTCTCTAGATCGGTGAACATGAGTATCGCCGCCTCGCCGAGCCGGCACTGAGCAGTGGTTGCCTCGTTCTTGAGCTCGTTTCCACACTCATTCTTGAACAAGTCCATGGCCGGAACAACATCGCGTAACGTCTCGTACATGTCGAGGAACTTGAAGAGCTTCTCGGCTGAGCGCTGCTTCGTCATCGCGACAGCCTCGACGAAGTTCAGGAGTTGGATAAGAATGCCGCGAGTGAGGTTGCTAAAGAGGCTGTCGGAGAGTGAGGGATGGTTGGAGAAGACCGATTCTGCGAGGGCCTTCTCGCCGGAGAAGTACACTGTGGTGCATTTCTTGAAGGCCTCGATCCAAATGGCGATCTCTCGCTCCAGCGCCTCCCAATGCATTTTGTGGATGTCGTCGATGCTATGGTTCTCAAACCCTAACTTTTGCAAGCTTTCTTCGAACGCGTTACTTCTCGCCACCGCGTAGACTTGGCAGCACTCGGATTCGTATCCACCAAATATCATCTCCTTCGCTACATTGTTCAAGCTCGATACGACGTCGTCAGAGTACCCTGGAAAATCGGCCTCGTGATCCCCAATGGATTCAGATAATTCTGTTTGTACGTGATGATCTTGCTTCCCTTTCTCATCGGACTCACCGATCCGAGAATCTTCTAGAAGCAACCGGAATTCCTCCTCCAAAAAAGATATCGCTCGCTCGTGAATGCCTCCAATGCGattgatcaaaagagaaggatGAGACTCCTCCGGTTTCAAATCACGGAGCCATTTTGTCAGCTTCGATAGTCGGCTCACAGCCGCGAGAAAGGAAGAGTCCACCTCGGGCTTTGAGAGCTTCGCTTCGACGAGATCTGAGAACTTCTCGAGCAACTCGTGAGGGATATCTACTGGAATGACGTCATTTTCCTTGTCATCATCATCTTTCTTTGTGCTAAGAGACGAGAGAAACTTGTCAATACAATCGGAAACATTCTCGAGGTCGCAATGAGGATCCGGGACGACCTCCAATTGATTCTGTTCTTCTTCGTTCTTCTTGCCCTCTGCTCCGTCGACGTCCTCTCTGATCTTCTCTCCCAGTGCCTCCGTATTAGATGTTGGTTTTGTGTCGGTGCCCTCTTTGCGTCCAAAACTATCGGACTTTTTCGGCTGGTTCAACTCCATTGTTGTGGATTACTTACTCGCTCGCTGTGATATGAATCGTtttaggaaaaggaaaaagaagagggcTTGAAGAAGAGAGATGCGAAGACGGAGGAGAATTATccgtttatttttattttcattttttaattgtttttgcaGGAATTTTGAAACGGTCGTCGTAGGCAATGGGTGTGAGTGAGATATACGAGGGAATGTACGGACATACATGTAAGTTGGAGATGGGATGCGACATGCGAGGGTGAGCAGTACAATTGGTTGGATGAGGATCCAcgacaatttaaaaaaaaattgccatcCCAATTTTAATAATCTAAGCCGTCTGTTAGCTGAATGGCTTGAAACATGCCAAGTGTACAAACATTTATAGATTTCAAAACTAGAACTTAGCCCCTTTGTTCGGAGAAAAAGATTTGCTTacatgatctctctctctctttcattttctccaCTGCAAAACAACGGAGCCATGATACAATCAATCGCAGAGGTAAGACAacttttctctctatttttttgaTATGATATTTAAACAGTCCGGGGAGGATAGAGAGGAAATGGAGGGGGTAGATGTGTCTCTTTCAATTCCATCTTGTTTACTAAAACAAACATTAtcctattttgttttgttttatttcttatattttatatttaattataaaatattgttcaataataattttgagcTTAAAATGTTATCTTAATGCAGGTAATTCTTTCTCATAGGAGTTGGTAGagagttataaaaaaaaaaaaatacgacaAACATTGGAATACGTTGATTTGCTTTGGAGGTGTTTGAATTGTGGACGGGGATGAATGGTAAAAGGTGGAGTTGATTTTTTCCAGACCAAATTTGTGAGACACATAAAGCAAGAAGGAAATAGTGGAAAGGCACTCGTGAATGCTTATTCTCTTTGATTTGTTACAAATATTGGAATATATAATAGATGCTTAATTTATCTTGGGTCATGTTATTAAAATCAAattcttaattaaattatattcaattattattattttttttttcatgagcactttattgttttatcttcCGATTaggagaattgatttttttaccTAGTTGCGTTAATTACGTTTCAAGAATACGTAATAGAATGCTAGCTAGGTGGATCCTTAAAGCCTTagtgttttctaattaattttctccaactTCAATTTATTCAGTTTAgttcaataatttaatttgagtTTATGTTTCATTCTATTGCTATATTTTttagtggaaaaaaaaaacaaatttatcaGTTTATTTTTCTGTACTataatagaaattttagtttacCATTCTCTATGAATCAATTTCGTATTTATTGATAATTGATTGAGAAATGCTCCAGTGCATTCTCCTAACCATCCACTCACCATCTATGtgtcttaattttatttttttgaaaacatcaAGATGCTTAGGACACATAGATGGTGAGTGGATGGTTAGGAGAATGCACTGGAGCATTTCTTTAATTGATTAGTTACGACAGCTTACACTTGAGTTTGTATTCTTTTTGGCGCACCAtgcttttaaatataaaaaccacatagagagagaaaatcGAAAAGGCTTGTTATGCAATGGAGAgaatggagaaagagagagaacaaaagaaCGAGAGAGATGCAGGAGACAATTAGGCGAGCGATTTTTGCCTTAAACAATGAGATTGAGATCTCTTCAgatttattaaaatatgaagaaatccaaatccaaaGCAAAGGAGTCTgggttcaaattttgaaattaaaatttgtaTACACGTTGCATGATTTAGGCTGTTCATGTAAGGACCAATTTGGATTGTCAAAATTGGGGATCGGCAATTTCAATGTCCGTTGATTAGTGCGTTCATTTGGAATTGTTGACCGTTGAACGACATCTTGAGACGTCGTTTCATGCTTCCCACAACTTGGAGCCTGTTTGGCGGGGAATGAAGGGTTGGAAGGAGCGTTCTCATTTGTGGCAGAAGATGGTTCTTAATTAGGAGATGgctttgagatcaataaaattTGGTTTTGGAGCTTAGTCATCAATTCGagtttcaaattattattttatttcaaaatattaaattgataacaaaaaattaaatttaaatttaattaatattattgataTTCTTTTACTCTTTAAATAAGATACAATAATTCaaatgagaaataaattatatagtcaaattaaataatactCTTAACACAAAGGCTGTTACACCACttacattttcttcattttttcaagATATTCGCTCAGGTTTTTCACAATCTTTTAGGTCTTAGAACATTAATAATAGgctctttatatttaattttttcctacaaatctaacaaaactcattaattttttactctCATCTCTCATGGttggtttaaaattaataaaaaaaaatatttaactaaagcatagaaaaataaaaataatttaatgtttgattcattttaaaagtaattatttaaattagaatataaatttttcttctcaaatttaatttttatttgagtaGCACATTATGAATGCCGACTTAGGAGTATCTTATTGTATTTCACCGTTTGGCCTTTTAATTTTAGAATGGGCTTGggttttaattgaaatgggtcGGATACGAATAAAATCAGTTTACGCGTTCGAATCCGGCCCAAGCAGGATGTGATGTCACTCAGATACGGTCACAGGGGTTGTCGGCAAACCCATCGAAATCTTCGAACGCGTTATTCCTTTTATATCCTTCGCTCGAAATGCCTATCAGATCTAATCAACTTAGCAAGAAGAGCTCAGCTCAAGCGCTCAAAGGCTCAAGAACCACGAGAAAGAGCAAAGGAGAAAAATGAGGTATTATTGTTTCAGAAGGAGACGAGTGTCCGTACGATCATGCCTGATTGTGTGTGCGATATGCATTGGCACTGGGCTACTGATGCTTGCTCTGAGACCGGTTGATGATCCTACAATGGACGTTGATTTTCCCTTGGTTTCTCGGAGTAGCGTCGTTGCCTTTGCGCCGGAGAATGGGAATTGGGGTCAGAGTAGCGAGGGAAAGAGAGGACAAGGAGGAGAGTCGGAGAGGAAGTGTGCGACGGTGGAGGAGATGGGAGAGGTGTTTAAAGGAGGATTCCAGAAGGAAAGTCTCCGAGTGAGAAGAATTATTGAGGATCATTTCGCTCTAAATGGTATCTAacttttggcctttttttttttttttttttggtactgtTTTTCTTTGCTATATCTTGAGCAGGATTTTCGAGATGTTTGGTTTCCGATAAAAATGTATGGAGTCTTGCAGGAATGTTAACATGTTTTACGGTTCATGTTGCCACAATAAGTCAAGGAAAAATTAAGGATCATCTAGAGTTAGTAAGTGTTTGAAGTGGCAAAATCTGAATCATTCCATTAGAAAAGAATGATTACTagaattgtaagaattttacTGTGGAGTTATCCTTCCTGCTACAAGCAACAAGTTATGATGCTGTGAGGGGTTAAGGTTGGAGGGTGTGCCATAAAGAGTTATAAACGGGGGAGCAACTTAGATTGCCTCCATACTTTTTATGAGGAATTCGAGCTATGATCTCGAAATTAAGTTAATCACCTCATATAGAGATTATAGGCATTTTTTAACTcttgttttgaaatttcaatatTGAATGCTTCTGTTTTACCTGTGGGTATCATCAGGCCTCTGGATTTTTCGTAATCTATCATGTAAATGTAATCCAATTCATGATGCGAATTTCTCTTTAGATTCCATTAGCCTACCAGATTCATGTCTTTAGTCTCCCTCTACGGGTACTTCATTCTGCGTAATGATCTCATTAGAAGTATGCAAGGAAGAGTTTTGGGGTGAAAATTCAACCAAGGTCTCGACTACACATTGATTTCTATGCTTCTGTAGAAGAAATTTGATTTGCAACTTGATATAATGCATATCTTCTGCTGGAACAGAACCCTTTTTAGGCATGTTGATAAATTTATTCTTCAGGCGATCTATATGCTTCACAAGTAATTGTGGTTCcttcttcaattttctcaagTTTGATACAAAATTACTTTGCATTCATCTAATAGGAATAAATTGGCAATCCAATAATTGTTCTTAAatgttcttatttttcattGAATTCACTATTATCTGCATGTGTAATGGTTCAAGAGGCATGCATTTCTATATTCAAAACTGGTGCTTCCATGAAAACCACTTGTGATATTCAGAAGGTTGCATTGTTTACTTTATCTCAGGTGCATCAAGAGTCCGAGGTCTTCCTCCAGATCAGTTCTGCAGACATGGTTTTGTGATGGGGAAATCATCTGAGGCAGGTTTTGGGAACGAAATGTACAAGGTCCTAACTGGCGCGACATTGAGTATAATGTTGAACCGGTCCCTAATCATTGGGCAAACCAGGCATATTGGTCTTTTCTCAAgcctttcttttttgtattataTAGTTTATTATTGTTACTATTCTCTCTGGTTACAACTTGAATTATCAGAAAAGCTAGTGCTATGGTCTATACTCTTATCATTGCTATTATACAGTGTCTGGCTTCAAGTGTAATACCACAAGTTATGCAATTATAGGCACCATAAATGCTTTTACTTGCAGATTTTAATACGCTCACTGGGATAGCGTATTCCAACAGAAGCTAATGCAATCTGCCTtggatatgttttactatataCTGTCCACTTTCTGGggtttgtctttttctttttttccttgagACCGCAATTAGAACAGCGTATTCGAGTCCAGGTCTGATGTGGAGATAGATTATATGCAATTGTGGTCATGTTAGTGCATTTCATTGATCCTATTATTACTATGCTTCTGTCTTCAGGGGAAAATATCCTTTTGGGGATTACATTTCTTACTCCAACCTCACCTTTACCTTGAAAGAAGTCAAGCATCTGTGGAGACACAATGGTTGTGAAAGGAAGTATAGAAAGCGTCTGATTATGAGGACTGATGATTTTGAGAAGCCATCTGAAACAAATGTCCTGTGCAGCAATTGGAGGGAATGGAAACAGCCTATCATTTGGTAAGTGAGAAATTTTTTGCTATTGATCCGTCACTCATGGTCATCTATCATCACATGATCATTAACCTCAGTGTTGTAGGTTCCAAGGTACCACAGATGCCACCGCAGCTCAATTTTTCTTGAAGAACATACACCCTGAGATGAGAAATGCTGCTTCTAACTTATTTGGACAACCAGAATCTCTCCAATCTCGGCCTAATGTGTTTGGGGAGCTGATGAGAGCTCTCATATCTCCTACAAAAGATGTTGAGGAAGCAGTCAATTGGGTTATTGGTGGTGGGATGGATCCTCATATCTCCTTGCACATGCGGATGCTTACAAATAGGTATTGCAACTTACAGTCAATTCCTTGACTGGGGAtattcttaaaagatttagcccCTGCTCCATGGGTCAGGTGATAAGGGGGTGGGTTGGGGTTAGGGTAAGTCTTAGGTTCGGATCTTATGATGTGTATGTATGtgcacgtgtatatatatatgcttgataATTAATGACCGAGGTACTGAACTAGAGTTCGTAGTTATCCAATAATGATTTCATTGTAGTGCAATTAAATATCACAGGGTACAACATAGAGCTTAGCAGAAGAATCGAAACCCTTACTAGAAGGAATAGTTCCAGAAACAGGTGACCAAATTTGCTTGATGATTACACTGGAGAATTCATCAAGTGTAATTATGATTGAACAACCATATGTAAAATGTTTCAGGAAAGCACACAGACATGCACTCAAACTCTGAATCTACATACTTAAAATGCTATAGAATGTCTAATGTGCTCAAAGGGTAGGACTTTAACTGATTTTTGATTGAGGCTCTTGCTTCCTATATTTCAGGTCGGTAAGAGCTATGTGGGCAGCATTGAGTTGCATCAGAAAAGCCATTCGCTTGCGACACCTTACGTCAAGACCAAAGGTGGTTTTAGTGTCGGATAGCCCATCTCTTGTAAAAGCTATCACGCCAGATTTAAGTGAATTTGCAGAGGTAATTTAGTCCCTGCACCAGATAACAAAACTAAACACATCACCCTTGACATGAATTTATGCCATCCCATTCCCTTCAaacttctttttccttcaatAATCCATGCCCCTTAAATCTCCACAGGAATTTTCACTCAAATATATTATTCTCACTTTATCCACCTCTCCAAgtaaagatttatttatttacatttacttgtacctAGTTTGGTTTAACCTTTAGACCAAAGATTGGTTACACAATGCAAATGTCTAATACGTGGACTTGGATCTAATTCATCTGTTCTTTTCACAGGTGCTTCATTTTGATTTTGAGCTTTTCAAAGGAAATATATCTAATGACTATAATGGATTGCATAATCTAGATTTTAGAGTGAAGGATTGGGGCCCTGCACCTAGATGGGTTGCATTTGTGGACTTCTTTCTTGCTTCACGTGCCAAGTATGCTGTTGTATCTGGGGCTCACAGGCGTGTTGGGACAACCTATGCTCAGTTAATAGCGGCACTGGCCGCAGCACATAGTCTTGGTACTTCTTAGCCCTTCATTCATCgttctttttttatatgttcataATCAACTGGATCTTATCTTTTTGCTCAAGTATTTAAACAGTCATCACTATCTTCCAGGGGATAATTCCACGGGTCCAAGTTTTTCATTCTTAAGCAGTTTCCAAAGTAATTTGTTAACAGAAGGTTTAAGGCTTCAGGTTGGGTGGGGACATGTATGGAACCGGTTTGCTGGTCCGTTGAGTTGTCGTCACCAGCCCGGTCAATGTGCCGCCACACCGCTTCTACCTCCAGCTTGGTGGGATGGAATCTGGCAGTCCCCCATTCCACGGGATATTCGTAGGTTGGCTGCATATGGTGTCCAATTGTCTGGTTTTGGAACAATTGATGAAGATTATCTTCAGTCTTTCTGTAAGTCGAGAAAAGCTGTCGTGAGAACTGTACCATTCTTATTGTAATTGTTGGAGTTTCaactttttattcatttttgtttaaCCTCGGTCATCATGCTGAAGAGAAATATATGTAGTTCTCCACTTTCCTCTTGCCAATGTAGCTCAATAGCAAGTTTTTTGAGGAGCTAATTTGTTGTCAAGATCTCTCTGTATATACCGAGATTATGAGCCTAAATTTTT
This window of the Corylus avellana chromosome ca5, CavTom2PMs-1.0 genome carries:
- the LOC132182251 gene encoding exocyst complex component EXO70C2; this translates as MELNQPKKSDSFGRKEGTDTKPTSNTEALGEKIREDVDGAEGKKNEEEQNQLEVVPDPHCDLENVSDCIDKFLSSLSTKKDDDDKENDVIPVDIPHELLEKFSDLVEAKLSKPEVDSSFLAAVSRLSKLTKWLRDLKPEESHPSLLINRIGGIHERAISFLEEEFRLLLEDSRIGESDEKGKQDHHVQTELSESIGDHEADFPGYSDDVVSSLNNVAKEMIFGGYESECCQVYAVARSNAFEESLQKLGFENHSIDDIHKMHWEALEREIAIWIEAFKKCTTVYFSGEKALAESVFSNHPSLSDSLFSNLTRGILIQLLNFVEAVAMTKQRSAEKLFKFLDMYETLRDVVPAMDLFKNECGNELKNEATTAQCRLGEAAILMFTDLENSIKADTGKTPVPGGAVHPLTRYTMNYLKYACEYKDTLEQVFREHSRLERADSTSRPSRDETKSFDDHNESEPQTPFSLQLMRVMELLDSNLETKAKIYKDVGLSNIFMMNNGRYILQKIKGSTEIHDLMGDTWSRKRSSDLRQYHKNYQRETWSKLVGCLSNEGLNVNGKVVRPVLKERFKSFNQMFDEIHKTQSTWVVSDEQLQSELRVSISAVVIPAYRSFLGRFSQYFHTGRQTEKYVKYQPEDIETSIDELFDGNPTPRRRP
- the LOC132181130 gene encoding uncharacterized protein LOC132181130; this translates as MRYYCFRRRRVSVRSCLIVCAICIGTGLLMLALRPVDDPTMDVDFPLVSRSSVVAFAPENGNWGQSSEGKRGQGGESERKCATVEEMGEVFKGGFQKESLRVRRIIEDHFALNGASRVRGLPPDQFCRHGFVMGKSSEAGFGNEMYKVLTGATLSIMLNRSLIIGQTRGKYPFGDYISYSNLTFTLKEVKHLWRHNGCERKYRKRLIMRTDDFEKPSETNVLCSNWREWKQPIIWFQGTTDATAAQFFLKNIHPEMRNAASNLFGQPESLQSRPNVFGELMRALISPTKDVEEAVNWVIGGGMDPHISLHMRMLTNRSVRAMWAALSCIRKAIRLRHLTSRPKVVLVSDSPSLVKAITPDLSEFAEVLHFDFELFKGNISNDYNGLHNLDFRVKDWGPAPRWVAFVDFFLASRAKYAVVSGAHRRVGTTYAQLIAALAAAHSLGDNSTGPSFSFLSSFQSNLLTEGLRLQVGWGHVWNRFAGPLSCRHQPGQCAATPLLPPAWWDGIWQSPIPRDIRRLAAYGVQLSGFGTIDEDYLQSFCKSRKAVVRTVPFLL